From the genome of Bacteroidota bacterium:
ACACGCAGAAAAGAAAAAGTCGGACTCGTTACGAGCAACAAAATGACAAAAACAATTGTTGTTTCGGTTGAGCGCCAGATCAAACATCCGAAATATGGAAAGTTCATCAGGCGCACGAGCAAATTCATGGCGCACGATGAAAAAAATGAAGCGAACATTGGAGATAAAGTAAGAATTGTGGAAACCCGTCCGCTCAGTAAAAACAAATGCTGGCGGCTGGTTGAAGTAGTAGAGAAAGTAAAATAATTTTAAAACGGTAAGTTATGATACAGCAGGAATCAAGATTAGTTTGCGCAGATAACAGCGGGGCAAAAGAAGTCCTCTGCATCCGCATTCTCGGAAGCACGCGCAGAAGCGCAGGCATCGGAGATAAAATTGTAGTGACCATAAAAAAGGCGCTTCCCGATGGCGGAGTGAAAGAGCACACCGTTTCAAAAGCGGTGATCGTTCGCACGAAAAAAGAAATCCGCAGAGCCGATGGTTC
Proteins encoded in this window:
- the rpsQ gene encoding 30S ribosomal protein S17; translated protein: METLVRTRRKEKVGLVTSNKMTKTIVVSVERQIKHPKYGKFIRRTSKFMAHDEKNEANIGDKVRIVETRPLSKNKCWRLVEVVEKVK
- the rplN gene encoding 50S ribosomal protein L14: MIQQESRLVCADNSGAKEVLCIRILGSTRRSAGIGDKIVVTIKKALPDGGVKEHTVSKAVIVRTKKEIRRADGSYIRFDDNAAVLLNEVDELKGTRIFGPVARELREKQFMKIVSLAPEVL